TTGAAACATAAAAAAAACGTCTATTTTATGAGTTATAGCCTTTGAATTTGTATGCTATATCTTAATGGAACTATGAGGATATGATACTGTAgtgttaaaatgatattaatatagaAAGTCAATTTTCTGTTATGTTCTTACGTCCCTGTGATTTGATGTTTGTTATGATGGTTAAAATCTTTATAATAGGAGGACAAGATTGCTGTGATTGTGGGCACAGTTACCGATGATGTTCGTGTTGATGAAATCCCTTGTCTTAAGGTAACTGCACTTAGGTTTACCGAAACCGCAAGGGCAAGAATTGAGAAGGCAGGTGGTGAATGTTTGACATTCGATCAATTGGCTCTTCGAGCTCCTCTAGGACAGAACACTGTACGTTTTCTTTTCTTATTCTATGGAGTATTGAACTAATTGAACTATTTTACTTGACGTTTTGTTTTAAAAGAACAAAAATGCAAGTGAGAGATAGTTTTTGTATGCAGAGTTAATAATGGTTTGTTGGTTGATTGGTTTAGATTCTTCTTAGAGGTCCAAAGAACTCGCGTGAAGCGGTTAGGCATTTTGGGAAAGCGCCTGGTGTACCGCATAGTCACACCAAACCTTATGTTAGATCAAAGGGAAGAAAATTTGAGAAGGCTCGAGGTCGAAGAAACAGCAGGGGATTTAGAAACTAAGTTATCATCAATGTTTTTTGAGTATTTGTTCCTAAGTTTTAATTTTCGGATTTCTGATATTGCGTTCTTGATGAAAGAGTTGGTTGTTCTTGCGTGCATACTGGGAATGATCAAAGTTTTGTTGTTTACATTTGTTTTTCGTATGGTAATGATGTTTGATTTGAGGTTTGTACTTTAAATGAGCAAATCGTTTCGGTAGATTTTATTACTCTTAGTTATGTGTGGCTAATTTCTGTAACTTGACTTTAATTGTAAGTTTGGCTAAGTTGTAAAAGTGGCTAGAGCTGGACTAGTTGGTCGGGACTTCTAAGAGGCAGTTGAGCACTAGTTGGACATTGAATTACACTAATTGAGTGCTTTGACGATGAAATCCGATATTAACATATTTTTACGCTTTACTGGCAACTTTTGACTGACCTGGTTTAACTACTGATTGACTTTGGGTATGTTTGGATGACCATTTTCAAGAGCTTATAAGAACTTATAGAGCTTGAGTTTATGATTTTTATAAGCTCCAAAAGAGAAGTCTTGTTTGGTAGTAACTGATTAGGAGAACGCCATAACTTACAAAATTGATTCTCTTAAAAAGTATACTTTTTTGTGCCGTTGGTCCTTCCATTATACGCCAAATAGTGAACGTCCCTTTCGTTTTTTTTTCTGCTTACAAAATCCCTCCATTATCACATTTAAACATACCGTGTCCCTCCGTCAACTTTCCGTTAAAAAAGTCCGTTAACCCTTGTTATGtgacttgcatgtgagggtaaattcgtcttcTTATGTAAGTTCGTCCTTtactcttcatcatcttcatttatATGATTCTAATTGATACCAATGATAAATAAAAGACCACATTACCATATTGAGTTAATGAAGAACATCGATTCATCGAAGTAAATAAGCTGTTGTTATGGCCACCAAACACTGATTCCATAATGAAGAACACCAAACACTGGTTCCATAATAATGTGCGAACAGTGAAGGTTTTGAATGAAGAACACCAAAATTTGAATTCTCAAAAATAATTCGTTTCAGTCAATGATTTTAACACGAAAAATGTTTGAAATCTTTCGTCTAACACTCGTTGATCATTGATTCAACCAGAAACATCATAAATCGATCGAATTAAAAGTTTGACCAAAGTaatgtgcttttattttaattttcaaATTAGGGTTTGTAATTTTAGGGAAGAACAAGTTGAGCATGAGCAATTCAGATGtagaatgtgacgacccggaaatttccgaccaaatttaaactttaatctttatattattccgacacgataagcaaagtttgttaagttaaatcttaagaattttaaactgtgttcatacattcattataacctcgaccaaattccgacgattcacgaaccgttatatataaatagatatgtatatgtatatatatatattataacttgagaatattaataaagtattaaacgtataatactttacacgaacgtatttgtttcaatatgattttcgacgaatttaaaaaaaataatatatattaaatgattgaattatcagaaacattgaattatgattacaagtctctgttgagaggtccactatgatttgagaaaatctattcctcttaacgatattcagaataatttgtaaagctatttataaataaaaataaaaagtgtcatttacgaaagttagacaaaagttagtggagaattggtttccataatattctattaatctattttcaaacgtacaaagacgttttcagtttaaaaagaactttattattaaaacgtatataacttttataaatatctagaatcacttttgacaactcattacttaaccagtataataaatataacgatatttatattttatttcattaaatatatataacgatttaaattaatattaaatatatttatacgcgtattatacatacatagtttttatacttttactatactttaactttacctttactttacttttactttactttaactttaataattcatactttaataattcactttaataattcatactttaataatttactttaataattcatactttaataattcatactttaataattcatactttaataattcactttaataattcaaaaatctattataaatagaattcaataggtttcattatttcagagaaacttgaaaatatatttctctaaactctctcaatcgatttatatat
This genomic stretch from Rutidosis leptorrhynchoides isolate AG116_Rl617_1_P2 chromosome 11, CSIRO_AGI_Rlap_v1, whole genome shotgun sequence harbors:
- the LOC139876905 gene encoding large ribosomal subunit protein eL18y-like; the protein is MSKVNKPPISLSRLIRYVSGKEDKIAVIVGTVTDDVRVDEIPCLKVTALRFTETARARIEKAGGECLTFDQLALRAPLGQNTILLRGPKNSREAVRHFGKAPGVPHSHTKPYVRSKGRKFEKARGRRNSRGFRN